One genomic segment of Luteimonas galliterrae includes these proteins:
- a CDS encoding SRPBCC family protein has protein sequence MTRVIEFLISLAIVAVLFLIVGLLLPSSRHLVEKTETNRKLTIVFDTLNSLRRFDDWNPLVLRDPRLQLKLSGPPSGVGARLDYSSQEKGLGEGSWTITESVPKRQITYAVENPERGHNKRFTFRLEPTGRNNRNVEITQIYDVDYGWNILGRYSGMYVSRYVGDDMKMGLGRLTNVLATVPNVDYAVSGSKLANLGVVELPAEDILFVNSGAIQRGNEPIQASMNANMEWIKRTMAANGLQPAGPMRIITNDLGRVTYNFDVAQPVRKGGPAPAADAKPKADEEGEADAATTPTPAVAPVDAGAQPELTLTMQGPVKYIRTQPGRYAHASYTGFMPELENVRNALRAWALTQGYEVTDRAFEIYKSGVTDSFGADGQFEVYWRIK, from the coding sequence ATGACCCGTGTTATCGAGTTCCTGATTTCGCTGGCGATCGTGGCCGTACTGTTCCTGATCGTCGGTCTGCTGTTGCCGTCTTCGCGTCATCTGGTCGAGAAGACCGAGACCAACCGCAAACTGACCATCGTGTTCGACACGCTGAACAGCTTGCGCCGCTTCGACGACTGGAACCCGCTGGTGCTGCGCGATCCGCGCCTGCAACTGAAACTGTCCGGCCCGCCGTCCGGCGTCGGCGCGCGGTTGGATTATTCCTCGCAAGAAAAGGGTTTGGGCGAAGGCAGCTGGACGATCACCGAGAGCGTGCCGAAGCGCCAGATCACCTATGCGGTGGAAAATCCGGAGCGCGGCCACAACAAGCGCTTCACCTTCAGGCTCGAGCCCACCGGCCGCAACAACCGCAACGTCGAAATCACCCAGATCTACGATGTGGACTACGGTTGGAACATCCTCGGCCGCTATTCCGGCATGTACGTCAGCCGCTACGTCGGCGACGACATGAAGATGGGCCTGGGCCGCCTGACCAACGTGCTGGCGACCGTGCCCAACGTCGACTACGCCGTATCCGGCAGCAAGCTGGCCAACCTGGGCGTGGTCGAACTGCCGGCCGAAGACATCCTGTTCGTCAATTCCGGCGCCATCCAGCGCGGCAACGAGCCGATCCAGGCGTCGATGAACGCGAACATGGAATGGATCAAGCGCACCATGGCCGCCAACGGCCTGCAGCCGGCCGGTCCGATGCGCATCATCACCAACGATCTGGGCCGCGTCACCTACAACTTCGACGTCGCCCAACCGGTCCGCAAAGGCGGCCCGGCGCCTGCGGCCGACGCCAAGCCCAAGGCGGACGAAGAAGGCGAGGCCGATGCCGCGACGACGCCGACCCCGGCCGTCGCACCGGTCGACGCCGGCGCGCAGCCCGAGCTGACGCTGACCATGCAGGGCCCGGTGAAGTACATCCGCACCCAGCCGGGCCGTTACGCGCATGCCAGCTATACCGGTTTCATGCCGGAGCTGGAGAACGTGCGCAACGCGCTGCGCGCCTGGGCGCTGACCCAGGGTTACGAAGTCACCGACCGCGCGTTCGAGATCTACAAGAGCGGC
- a CDS encoding response regulator has protein sequence MIRVCLVDDQTLVRQGIRSLLALADGIEVVAEAADGKQAVELIPQIRPDVVLMDMRMPTMSGLEALQALSRANALPPTIILTTFDDDQLVLAGLKAGAKGYLLKDVSLEQLVGAIQTVAEGGSLVQPAVTQRLLSGLEHMRNEFVSLDRPDPLTDRETEILRLMASGFSNKEIANSLGVAEGTIKNHVSNILSKLGVRDRTRAVLKAFELQLV, from the coding sequence ATGATCCGTGTCTGCCTGGTCGACGACCAAACCCTGGTGCGCCAGGGCATCCGCTCGCTGCTGGCGCTCGCCGACGGCATCGAAGTCGTGGCCGAAGCGGCCGACGGCAAACAGGCGGTGGAGCTGATCCCGCAGATCCGCCCCGACGTGGTGCTGATGGACATGCGCATGCCGACCATGTCCGGCCTGGAAGCGTTGCAGGCCCTGTCGCGGGCCAACGCCCTGCCGCCGACCATCATCCTGACCACCTTCGACGACGACCAGCTGGTGCTGGCCGGCCTCAAAGCCGGGGCCAAGGGCTATTTGCTGAAGGACGTGTCGCTGGAGCAGCTGGTCGGCGCGATCCAGACCGTGGCCGAAGGCGGCTCGCTGGTGCAGCCGGCCGTCACCCAGCGCCTGCTGTCGGGCCTGGAGCACATGCGCAACGAGTTCGTCAGCCTGGACCGGCCCGATCCGCTCACCGACCGCGAGACCGAAATCCTGCGGCTGATGGCCAGCGGCTTCTCCAACAAGGAGATCGCCAATTCGCTGGGCGTGGCCGAAGGCACCATCAAGAACCACGTCTCCAACATTCTTTCCAAGTTGGGCGTGCGCGACCGCACCCGGGCGGTGCTGAAGGCGTTCGAGTTGCAACTGGTCTAG
- a CDS encoding sensor histidine kinase: protein MFGRLSHTRLLRYAGLFTWALVGVPLIYTALFLGGAQDASQAPQMNWQGWMAYAVFGALYVWLTRAMDGRRIRRADYLLLLMLTGSAIAVSYYSLSGLGSILLMVVACVLPWLLPLSLGIAVLLLSQFAIAPVYVMGLEFDLASAILQSALYAGFCGFIFVTSLVARQQAQARDDQRRLNSELRATRALLAESARVNERTRISRELHDLLGHHLTALSLNLEVASHLSEGKAQEHVRQAHTLARLLLTDVREAVSQLREGGAIDVGAALRPLAENVPALDIEMQIDEPLTMDDPERAHVLLRCTQEIITNTVRHANAGKLWIGVHREEGQISIEARDDGDGVEIILPGNGLRGMRERLQQYQGTLQVESHPGQGFRLRVCLPANTVQSIAEGVPA, encoded by the coding sequence ATGTTCGGGCGCCTCAGCCATACCCGTTTGCTGCGCTACGCCGGCCTCTTCACCTGGGCTCTGGTGGGCGTGCCCTTGATTTATACCGCCCTCTTCTTGGGGGGCGCCCAGGACGCCTCCCAGGCGCCGCAGATGAACTGGCAGGGCTGGATGGCCTATGCGGTGTTCGGCGCGCTCTATGTCTGGCTGACCCGCGCCATGGACGGCCGCCGCATCCGTCGCGCCGACTATTTGCTGCTGCTGATGCTGACCGGTTCGGCGATCGCGGTCAGCTATTACAGCCTGAGCGGCCTGGGCAGCATCCTGCTGATGGTGGTGGCCTGCGTCTTGCCTTGGCTATTGCCGTTGTCGCTGGGCATCGCGGTGTTGCTGCTCAGCCAGTTCGCGATAGCGCCCGTCTACGTGATGGGCCTGGAGTTCGACCTGGCCTCCGCGATACTGCAATCGGCGTTGTACGCCGGCTTTTGCGGCTTCATCTTCGTCACCAGCCTGGTCGCCCGCCAGCAGGCGCAGGCCCGCGACGACCAGCGCCGGCTCAATTCCGAATTGCGCGCCACCCGGGCGCTGCTGGCCGAAAGCGCCCGCGTCAACGAGCGCACCCGCATCTCGCGCGAGCTGCACGATCTGCTCGGCCACCATCTGACCGCGCTGAGCCTGAACCTGGAAGTGGCCAGCCACCTGTCCGAAGGCAAGGCGCAGGAACACGTGCGCCAAGCCCATACCTTGGCACGGCTGTTGTTGACCGACGTGCGCGAAGCCGTCAGCCAGCTGCGCGAAGGCGGCGCGATCGACGTCGGCGCGGCGTTGCGGCCGCTGGCGGAGAACGTGCCGGCGTTGGACATCGAAATGCAGATCGACGAGCCGCTGACCATGGACGACCCGGAACGCGCTCACGTGCTGCTGCGCTGCACGCAGGAAATCATCACCAATACCGTGCGCCACGCCAATGCCGGCAAACTGTGGATCGGCGTGCACCGCGAAGAAGGCCAGATATCGATCGAAGCCCGCGACGACGGCGACGGCGTCGAAATCATCCTGCCCGGCAACGGCTTGCGCGGCATGCGCGAGCGCCTGCAGCAATACCAAGGCACGTTGCAGGTGGAATCGCACCCAGGGCAAGGCTTCCGGCTGCGCGTCTGCCTGCCCGCCAATACCGTCCAGAGCATCGCCGAAGGAGTTCCCGCATGA
- a CDS encoding GNAT family N-acetyltransferase: protein MSIVVRDVREHELDSVLALNNAAGPAILPLDAAKLRQFYDSAEYFRVAERDGNLSGFLVGFGSEAQHDSSNFAWFRERFPSFFYIDRIVVASRRRGGGVGRALYADVQSYAELRCPQLACEVFLDHGADPALLFHGSFGFREVGQNVMPDVGVRASMLMKELCSYAWVRDTYGDALPEVPWTGQSRRVARAEQRPTGT, encoded by the coding sequence ATGTCGATTGTTGTCCGCGACGTGCGCGAGCACGAGCTGGATTCCGTCCTTGCCCTCAACAACGCCGCCGGCCCCGCCATCCTGCCGCTCGATGCGGCCAAGCTGCGGCAGTTCTACGACTCCGCCGAATATTTCCGCGTCGCCGAGCGCGACGGCAACCTGTCGGGCTTCCTGGTCGGCTTCGGTTCCGAGGCGCAGCACGACAGCAGCAATTTCGCGTGGTTCCGCGAGCGCTTCCCGAGCTTCTTCTACATCGACCGCATCGTGGTGGCCAGCCGGCGCCGCGGCGGCGGCGTCGGCCGCGCGCTGTACGCCGATGTGCAGAGCTATGCCGAACTGCGTTGCCCGCAACTGGCCTGCGAAGTGTTCCTCGACCACGGCGCGGATCCCGCCCTGCTCTTCCACGGCAGCTTCGGCTTCCGCGAGGTCGGCCAGAACGTGATGCCCGACGTCGGCGTCCGCGCCAGCATGCTGATGAAGGAACTGTGCAGCTACGCCTGGGTGCGCGACACCTACGGCGACGCGCTGCCGGAAGTGCCCTGGACCGGCCAGTCGCGCCGCGTCGCGCGCGCCGAACAGCGGCCGACGGGCACCTGA
- the minC gene encoding septum site-determining protein MinC, translated as MAAAQIDYAQAGELKIGQVGIANLRVRTLDVAQLAQEMRERVQRAPKLFERAAVIVDFGGLAQTPDAAIARALLDALRGAGVIPVALAYGSSDNEKLAVELGLPLLSKFRAQYETPGGAPTEPPTAPAARRDHAAADAPPAKAAAAAPAPHGGQPGMIQTAPVRSGQQIYADNRDLTVLTSVGAGAEVLADGSVHIYGALRGRALAGAQGNEKARIFCREFHAELVAVAGHYKVLEEIPKELRGKAVQIWLENEQLNIAALD; from the coding sequence ATGGCGGCCGCGCAGATCGACTACGCCCAGGCCGGCGAACTCAAGATTGGCCAGGTCGGCATCGCCAACCTGCGCGTGCGCACGCTCGACGTGGCGCAACTGGCGCAGGAAATGCGCGAACGCGTGCAGCGCGCGCCGAAGCTGTTCGAACGCGCGGCGGTGATCGTCGACTTCGGCGGCCTGGCGCAAACGCCGGACGCCGCCATAGCTCGCGCGCTGCTGGATGCGCTGCGCGGCGCAGGCGTGATACCGGTGGCGCTGGCTTACGGCAGCAGCGACAACGAAAAACTCGCGGTCGAACTCGGCCTGCCGCTGTTGTCCAAGTTCCGCGCGCAGTACGAAACGCCAGGCGGAGCGCCGACGGAGCCGCCGACAGCGCCCGCCGCGCGCCGCGACCATGCCGCCGCAGACGCCCCGCCCGCAAAAGCGGCTGCCGCAGCGCCCGCGCCGCACGGCGGCCAGCCCGGCATGATCCAGACAGCGCCGGTGCGGTCGGGCCAGCAGATCTACGCCGACAACCGCGACCTGACCGTGCTCACCTCGGTCGGCGCCGGCGCCGAAGTGCTGGCCGACGGCTCGGTGCACATCTACGGCGCCCTGCGCGGCCGCGCCCTCGCCGGCGCGCAAGGCAACGAGAAGGCGCGCATCTTCTGCCGCGAATTCCACGCCGAACTGGTCGCGGTCGCCGGCCACTACAAAGTGCTCGAAGAAATCCCGAAGGAGTTGCGCGGCAAGGCCGTGCAGATCTGGCTCGAAAACGAGCAACTCAACATCGCCGCGCTTGATTAG
- the minD gene encoding septum site-determining protein MinD, whose product MAEIIVVTSGKGGVGKTTTSASLACGLARHGKKVAVIDFDVGLRNLDLIMGCERRVVYDFVNVIQGEASLKQALIKDKRFDTLHVLAASQTRDKDALTKEGVQKVLDDLAEDGFDYIVCDSPAGIEKGAFLAMYFADQAVVVVNPEVSSVRDSDRILGLLASKTRRAENGERVKEHLLLTRYSPQRVEGGEMLSIGDVEEVLGLKTIGVIPESPDVLNASNKGEPVILDMESPAGQAYDDAVARLMGESRPMRFTQFEKKGFFSKLFGG is encoded by the coding sequence TTGGCCGAAATCATCGTAGTCACCTCAGGCAAGGGCGGCGTAGGCAAGACCACCACCAGCGCGAGCCTGGCTTGCGGCCTGGCGCGCCACGGCAAGAAAGTGGCCGTGATCGACTTCGACGTGGGCCTGCGCAACCTGGACCTGATCATGGGCTGCGAGCGGCGCGTGGTGTACGACTTCGTCAACGTGATCCAGGGCGAGGCCTCGCTCAAGCAGGCGCTGATCAAGGACAAGCGCTTCGACACCCTGCACGTGCTGGCCGCCTCCCAGACCCGGGATAAAGACGCGCTGACCAAGGAAGGCGTGCAGAAGGTGCTCGACGACCTGGCCGAAGACGGCTTCGACTACATCGTCTGCGACTCGCCGGCCGGCATCGAGAAGGGCGCGTTCCTGGCGATGTATTTCGCCGACCAAGCGGTGGTCGTGGTCAATCCGGAAGTGTCCTCGGTGCGCGACTCGGACCGCATCCTCGGCCTGCTGGCGAGCAAGACGCGCCGCGCCGAGAACGGCGAGCGCGTCAAGGAACACCTGCTGCTGACCCGCTACAGCCCGCAACGCGTCGAAGGCGGCGAAATGCTGTCGATCGGCGACGTGGAGGAAGTGCTGGGCTTGAAGACCATCGGCGTGATTCCCGAATCGCCGGACGTGCTCAACGCATCGAACAAGGGCGAACCCGTGATCCTGGACATGGAATCCCCGGCCGGCCAGGCCTACGACGACGCCGTCGCGCGTCTTATGGGCGAATCCAGGCCCATGCGCTTCACCCAGTTCGAGAAAAAGGGCTTCTTCAGCAAGCTCTTCGGGGGTTGA
- the minE gene encoding cell division topological specificity factor MinE yields MGLFDFLKAKKNTASIAKDRLRIIIAQERTSHGGPDYLPLLRRELLEVIRKYVNVDVEAVKVDLVKEGEHDVLDISVALPDGRASAA; encoded by the coding sequence ATGGGACTCTTCGATTTCCTCAAGGCCAAGAAGAACACCGCCTCCATCGCCAAGGACCGCCTTCGCATCATCATCGCGCAGGAACGCACCTCGCACGGCGGACCGGATTACCTGCCGTTGCTGCGCCGCGAGCTGCTGGAAGTGATCCGCAAATACGTCAATGTCGACGTGGAAGCGGTGAAGGTCGACCTGGTCAAGGAAGGCGAGCACGACGTGCTCGACATCTCGGTGGCCCTG